A region from the Stutzerimonas stutzeri genome encodes:
- a CDS encoding enoyl-CoA hydratase/isomerase family protein, which translates to MSAEVNQQAPLVINESVRVERGVSVGWVVLTRPGQINAINDSIRQGVPQALQLLDNDPQVRVIVIRGEGERGFCAGADIKERRGEETSLQVRQRMERSRWIESLDGIAKPVIAAIQGYCMGGGLEFALACDIRFAAPNAIFALPETGLGLIPGGGGTQRLSRVVAPGRALDMLLTGDRMNADQAFQIGLVSRLATDNATLVEEVRVFAERIASKPPAASAFVKQAARAALELDLKSGLNLELDLFALLAPTKDVREAAQAFSERREPRFTGE; encoded by the coding sequence ATGAGCGCCGAGGTCAATCAGCAGGCACCGCTGGTTATCAACGAGTCAGTCCGGGTAGAGCGCGGCGTCTCGGTCGGCTGGGTCGTATTGACCCGCCCGGGCCAGATCAACGCGATCAACGACAGCATCCGTCAGGGTGTTCCTCAGGCGCTCCAATTGCTCGACAACGACCCGCAGGTGCGGGTCATTGTCATCCGCGGGGAAGGCGAGCGTGGATTTTGCGCTGGCGCCGACATCAAGGAGCGTCGCGGTGAAGAAACCTCTCTGCAGGTGCGCCAGCGGATGGAGCGTTCGCGCTGGATCGAGTCGCTCGACGGAATAGCCAAGCCGGTCATCGCTGCAATCCAGGGTTACTGCATGGGTGGTGGGCTGGAATTTGCGTTGGCTTGCGATATTCGATTCGCGGCCCCCAATGCGATTTTTGCGCTTCCGGAAACCGGTCTGGGCCTGATTCCTGGCGGTGGCGGTACTCAGCGGCTTTCGCGGGTCGTGGCGCCGGGGCGCGCCCTCGATATGCTGCTGACGGGTGACCGTATGAATGCTGATCAGGCGTTCCAGATCGGGCTGGTCAGCCGCCTGGCTACCGACAACGCGACTCTGGTCGAGGAGGTCAGGGTTTTTGCCGAGCGCATCGCCAGTAAGCCGCCAGCGGCGTCGGCCTTCGTCAAGCAGGCCGCTCGAGCTGCGCTGGAGCTGGACCTGAAAAGCGGACTCAATCTCGAACTCGACCTGTTTGCCCTTCTAGCGCCGACAAAGGATGTGCGCGAAGCAGCGCAAGCTTTTAGTGAGCGACGCGAGCCGCGCTTCACGGGCGAGTAG
- a CDS encoding SDR family NAD(P)-dependent oxidoreductase has translation MSMGKLAGRVAIVTGGGNGLGAECARVLAEHGASVAVVDVDGDAANRVAEPILAQGMPAQGFRADVSSEEDVKAVIAQVTEKFGRIDVLHNNAAVLNADQRQRDRDLANLDMEAFDRAIAVNLRGAVLCTKYVIPVMLEQGKGSIIFATSGLGMQGDMSLTGYATSKAALMMLPRLVASQYGKQGIRGNAVQIGLAPQHEMPAPLLEIMRDNHCTAELGTPRQIADVVAFLASDESSFVTGTTLVADGGFSSHTPSLVAMRALFEKMGRTGM, from the coding sequence ATGAGCATGGGCAAGCTGGCAGGGCGGGTTGCGATCGTCACCGGTGGTGGCAACGGGCTGGGCGCCGAGTGCGCTCGGGTGCTGGCCGAGCACGGCGCCTCTGTCGCCGTAGTAGATGTCGACGGCGACGCCGCCAACCGTGTGGCGGAGCCGATATTGGCGCAAGGCATGCCAGCTCAAGGCTTTCGCGCCGATGTCTCTTCCGAGGAAGACGTCAAGGCGGTGATCGCCCAGGTAACGGAGAAATTTGGTCGGATCGACGTGCTGCACAACAATGCGGCCGTGCTCAACGCCGACCAGCGCCAGCGGGACCGTGATCTGGCCAACCTGGATATGGAAGCATTCGACCGCGCCATAGCGGTCAATTTGCGGGGCGCCGTACTCTGCACCAAATACGTCATTCCGGTGATGTTGGAGCAGGGCAAAGGCTCGATCATTTTCGCCACTTCCGGGTTGGGGATGCAGGGCGACATGTCGCTGACTGGATATGCGACCTCCAAAGCGGCGCTGATGATGCTTCCGCGCCTGGTCGCTTCTCAATACGGTAAGCAAGGCATCCGTGGCAACGCAGTGCAGATCGGCCTCGCACCGCAGCACGAGATGCCCGCGCCACTGCTGGAAATCATGCGCGACAACCATTGCACGGCCGAACTGGGAACGCCAAGGCAGATTGCCGATGTGGTCGCGTTCCTGGCCTCTGATGAGTCCTCGTTCGTGACCGGTACAACGCTCGTCGCAGACGGTGGATTCAGCAGCCACACGCCTTCTCTCGTAGCCATGCGGGCCCTGTTTGAAAAGATGGGTCGAACAGGCATGTAA
- a CDS encoding phytoene desaturase family protein gives MNNKNTDFDVIIVGGGTNGLSAGCYLGLEGKKVLVLEALDKVGGMASSGYLIPEAPQHLVHPCALDMMSMRVHAHVPKELDLERHGFRSIELAPGYVYLHPDGTSLIFWRDRNKTAAEIRRYSEADAAAFLKFMDVIDMFLDIALPMMRADPAELNLGAKFKVIGSALKNRKLKPELMALMTGSAHQAARERFEHPVTISAMCALTGLAGDISADGGGIYYALLGFLHRFGVGRVLGGMQQLSNAMQSRLEELGGQVLISASVAEIVSVSGQIKGVRLTDGREFTAHAVIAGCHPKVALEMVSTGEIPSYLLTRIAMAPANAKGSGPLKVDVALSGQISVPRFEAARGDGVDLRNTCLLIGTEEAVLENFAACIRGEVPKLPYITMAAPSAADPSQAPAGQDVLYIYPPVMPVDPVEGWEAIRERVADQVIDQTSEYVEGIKGHIIGRRIEAAPDFTARLNTVNGCVVHIDTTTMRSSTMRPAHGLGGNTLPVAGLYLGSAGVHPGGGVNGMAGRLAAKRVAKYLAKVSK, from the coding sequence ATGAATAATAAAAATACAGATTTCGACGTCATCATCGTCGGCGGCGGCACGAACGGCTTGTCAGCGGGCTGCTATCTGGGGCTGGAAGGCAAGAAGGTACTGGTGCTTGAAGCCCTGGACAAAGTCGGCGGAATGGCTTCGTCGGGATACTTGATCCCCGAGGCGCCCCAGCATCTTGTCCATCCCTGTGCACTGGACATGATGTCGATGCGGGTTCACGCCCATGTTCCGAAGGAACTTGATCTCGAGCGGCACGGGTTTAGGTCGATAGAGCTGGCGCCGGGTTATGTCTACCTGCATCCGGACGGTACGTCGCTGATCTTCTGGCGAGACCGCAACAAAACTGCAGCGGAAATCAGACGCTACAGCGAAGCTGACGCAGCGGCGTTTCTCAAGTTCATGGACGTGATCGACATGTTTTTGGACATCGCGTTGCCGATGATGCGCGCAGACCCGGCCGAACTGAATCTGGGGGCCAAGTTCAAGGTCATCGGCTCTGCGCTGAAGAACCGCAAGCTCAAACCAGAGCTGATGGCACTGATGACCGGCTCGGCTCATCAAGCAGCTCGTGAACGCTTTGAGCATCCCGTGACGATATCGGCGATGTGCGCGTTGACCGGACTCGCGGGCGATATTAGTGCAGATGGCGGCGGTATCTATTACGCGTTGCTGGGCTTCCTTCATCGCTTTGGCGTCGGACGAGTACTGGGCGGCATGCAGCAGCTGAGCAACGCCATGCAGTCACGGCTCGAAGAGCTCGGTGGGCAAGTACTAATCAGCGCGTCGGTTGCCGAGATCGTCTCTGTTAGTGGGCAGATAAAGGGCGTGCGTTTGACGGACGGACGCGAATTCACCGCGCACGCAGTGATTGCCGGCTGTCATCCCAAGGTGGCGCTGGAAATGGTCAGTACCGGTGAGATCCCGTCCTACCTTTTGACACGTATCGCAATGGCCCCGGCCAACGCCAAAGGCTCGGGTCCGTTGAAAGTGGACGTCGCCTTGAGCGGGCAAATATCGGTGCCCAGGTTTGAAGCGGCCAGAGGCGACGGTGTCGACCTGCGCAACACCTGCCTGCTGATCGGCACCGAGGAGGCGGTACTGGAGAACTTCGCAGCGTGCATACGGGGTGAGGTACCGAAACTTCCCTACATCACCATGGCGGCTCCCAGCGCGGCGGATCCGTCCCAGGCACCCGCTGGCCAGGACGTTCTATATATCTATCCGCCAGTGATGCCGGTCGACCCCGTGGAAGGATGGGAAGCGATCAGAGAGCGTGTGGCCGATCAGGTCATCGATCAGACTTCGGAATATGTAGAAGGGATCAAGGGCCACATCATCGGCCGTCGAATCGAAGCTGCCCCTGATTTCACTGCGCGTTTGAATACGGTGAATGGCTGCGTTGTACATATCGATACCACCACGATGCGCTCCAGCACCATGCGCCCAGCCCATGGACTGGGCGGTAATACGTTGCCGGTAGCAGGACTTTACCTTGGCAGTGCCGGCGTCCACCCTGGTGGCGGTGTAAACGGCATGGCCGGGCGGCTCGCTGCCAAACGAGTCGCCAAATACCTGGCCAAGGTAAGCAAATAG
- a CDS encoding TetR/AcrR family transcriptional regulator: protein MKSSEPAESGKRNTMNKLLAAARNEFGSKGLGSARVETIAKEAGVTKQLVYHYYGSKENLFVAVLDESSESIMSELVALEIEQLTPPAALRAMLNRFFDQYCYDPLLGALALEGIRYHDAHETPRNRFLEMAPGLIAKLDAILQRGAATGEFKKEINPRLLLATAALVTTGWFTNRYSMSTLTGLDTASPDGRAIWRQHSADFILAGISVAPD from the coding sequence GTGAAGAGTTCGGAGCCGGCCGAGTCAGGCAAGCGCAACACGATGAACAAATTGTTAGCTGCCGCGCGCAACGAGTTCGGCAGCAAAGGGCTTGGCAGTGCGAGGGTGGAAACCATCGCGAAGGAAGCGGGCGTCACTAAGCAGCTGGTCTATCACTACTACGGCTCCAAGGAGAATCTGTTCGTCGCGGTGCTCGATGAATCGTCTGAAAGCATCATGTCCGAGCTAGTAGCGCTGGAGATCGAGCAGCTGACGCCGCCCGCCGCGCTGCGAGCGATGCTTAACCGATTCTTCGACCAGTACTGCTACGACCCGCTTCTCGGCGCGCTGGCGCTGGAGGGCATCCGTTACCACGATGCCCACGAAACACCGCGCAACCGATTCCTAGAGATGGCTCCGGGGTTGATTGCCAAACTCGATGCCATCCTCCAACGCGGCGCTGCCACGGGAGAGTTCAAGAAAGAAATCAATCCAAGATTGCTTCTTGCCACAGCGGCGCTGGTCACCACCGGCTGGTTTACCAACCGTTATTCGATGTCGACCCTGACTGGCTTGGATACCGCCTCACCCGACGGCAGGGCGATCTGGCGGCAACATTCTGCGGATTTCATCCTGGCAGGTATCTCGGTTGCGCCTGACTAG
- a CDS encoding SDR family NAD(P)-dependent oxidoreductase — translation MKFRDKVVLITGAGRGMGRAIALEYAKQGAKVVVSARTARYGEETVEQINALGGSACLVGGDIADRSAIKSMVEGGVEAFGALDIVVHCAADAPHGLIADMTDDSIDRLVRSNVQSLFWLAKDAAPYLSKAKDKGRLIFISSGEANRKYTPMLIGYGSSKAFMNAFARGLAVEFGPLNILVNVVEPGLIGTDRMTEALGEDLPHKLAEHFPVARLGQSLDIANAVLFLTSNEASYITGTSLLVDGGATMVSLPIDEILKGH, via the coding sequence ATGAAATTTCGCGACAAAGTGGTGCTGATCACCGGCGCCGGCCGCGGCATGGGGCGCGCCATTGCCCTGGAATACGCCAAGCAGGGCGCCAAAGTCGTGGTGTCGGCCCGGACCGCGAGATATGGCGAAGAAACCGTCGAACAGATCAATGCCTTGGGCGGCAGTGCCTGCCTGGTGGGTGGCGACATTGCGGATCGGTCGGCGATCAAATCGATGGTCGAGGGCGGCGTGGAGGCATTCGGCGCGCTGGATATCGTGGTGCACTGCGCGGCTGACGCCCCTCATGGACTCATCGCCGATATGACTGACGACAGCATTGACCGCCTCGTGCGCAGCAATGTTCAGTCCCTGTTCTGGCTGGCGAAGGATGCGGCACCGTATCTTTCCAAGGCGAAGGATAAAGGCCGCCTCATTTTCATTTCTTCCGGCGAAGCCAACCGCAAGTACACGCCAATGTTGATCGGCTACGGTTCGAGCAAGGCTTTCATGAACGCCTTCGCGCGCGGCCTGGCTGTGGAGTTCGGCCCGTTGAACATCTTGGTCAACGTGGTCGAGCCCGGCCTGATCGGCACCGATCGTATGACCGAAGCGCTGGGCGAAGACTTGCCCCACAAACTGGCTGAACACTTTCCGGTGGCACGCCTCGGGCAGTCTCTGGATATCGCAAATGCCGTGCTTTTTCTGACATCCAACGAGGCTTCCTATATCACCGGCACGTCACTATTGGTCGACGGTGGCGCAACCATGGTCTCACTGCCGATCGATGAAATACTCAAAGGGCACTAA
- a CDS encoding MFS transporter, protein MTAESRSQSSTTDTNEFKQGWRIVLLGLVGICTSITAALLYGFGTMVIPLEQAFGWSRGDLQASITFLFAGVAISTQLVGPLYRRFGLRRVAIFSIVLQIIGYFAITQIKGSIGWLYLAFFLMPIVCAGTIAITWTQLVNLWFERNRGLALAVILCGTGLMAMVLPPLLARLIAEYGWQAGFFALGAMPLLATLPLSLLWLRLPSETVPRNQTAEKKSAELSGMSYKQALRSGTYWGFNIALILSVSLTVGMVTNIVPMLQSTGLSAQTAAQVFGTFGIAIIVGRLLVGYLLDRYSPSFVAAISLALPAVGCAIFLFSDGQNVPLLVLATLTIGASAGAEFDLAAFLMARYFGLKDYARIFGLHLGLITIVSGMVPMLFGYLFELYGGYSAVLTSCLVFAIVGPSILLWLRMEPAYRACQQHQHA, encoded by the coding sequence ATGACAGCCGAATCCCGTTCGCAGAGCTCGACAACCGATACCAATGAATTCAAGCAGGGCTGGCGCATCGTGCTGCTCGGTCTGGTAGGTATCTGCACCAGTATCACCGCCGCATTGCTCTATGGTTTTGGCACCATGGTCATTCCGCTAGAGCAGGCCTTTGGCTGGAGCCGGGGTGATCTGCAGGCATCCATTACATTCCTGTTTGCCGGGGTCGCCATTTCCACTCAACTGGTTGGCCCGCTGTATCGGCGCTTCGGGCTTCGGCGGGTTGCGATCTTTTCAATCGTGCTGCAAATCATTGGCTATTTCGCGATCACACAAATCAAGGGTTCGATCGGCTGGTTGTACCTGGCTTTTTTCCTCATGCCGATCGTGTGCGCGGGGACTATCGCGATCACCTGGACTCAGCTGGTCAATCTGTGGTTCGAGCGCAACCGCGGGTTGGCGCTGGCCGTCATTCTTTGCGGAACTGGATTGATGGCAATGGTCCTGCCACCGTTGCTGGCGCGGCTCATCGCGGAGTACGGCTGGCAGGCAGGTTTCTTCGCGCTGGGTGCGATGCCGCTGCTGGCGACTTTGCCGCTGTCGCTGTTGTGGTTGCGCTTGCCCTCCGAGACCGTCCCCCGAAATCAGACCGCAGAGAAGAAAAGCGCCGAGCTGTCCGGTATGTCATACAAGCAGGCCCTGCGTTCCGGAACCTATTGGGGCTTCAATATTGCGCTGATTTTGTCGGTGTCGCTTACCGTCGGCATGGTCACCAATATCGTGCCGATGTTGCAAAGCACCGGTTTGAGCGCGCAGACGGCCGCACAGGTATTCGGCACCTTTGGCATCGCGATCATCGTGGGGCGGCTGCTAGTCGGCTATCTGCTGGACCGCTATTCCCCATCGTTTGTGGCGGCGATCAGCTTGGCGTTGCCGGCGGTTGGCTGCGCCATCTTTCTGTTTTCCGACGGCCAGAATGTACCGCTGTTGGTACTGGCCACGTTGACCATCGGGGCGAGCGCCGGAGCTGAATTCGACCTTGCGGCGTTCCTGATGGCGCGCTACTTCGGGCTCAAGGATTACGCCCGCATATTTGGCCTGCACTTGGGCTTGATCACGATAGTCTCAGGCATGGTGCCGATGCTGTTTGGTTACCTTTTCGAGCTGTATGGCGGTTACTCCGCCGTGTTGACGAGTTGCCTGGTCTTCGCGATCGTTGGTCCTTCTATTTTGCTCTGGCTGAGGATGGAGCCGGCATACCGCGCTTGCCAACAACACCAACATGCCTGA
- a CDS encoding phytoene desaturase family protein, giving the protein MSKTYDIVIAGGGHNGLVAACYLAKAGRSVCVVEKNDKVGGGVMTRELTIPGFKHDVCSVAHTLLQANPLLRNDELELKAKFGLKYINPDKMTAIFYDDGTTLEFYTDLERTCQAIAKFSERDADAYRRFNHQVFQNLDMLVMGMFNTPPSASHQALMMEQSQVGQELMRTQAMSAWDYISEWFENDKVKIALARYASEAMMNPFDNGTGFGFYIILPLMHRYGVGIPVGGSGAFADALRACLEHHGGEVRTEAPIKQFKIEGGKVTGVILDSDEQILARQGVISTLHAKQVFPAMVPGCELPEGFEQRIRTLKHSSFQPFNMHVALREAPRYKVGPAVDDFFWVERSHSDPEEFARAFRDLEYGIPRRDFIAYVTQDTYDKTRAPEGKRVLNMYAFCPYHLKGGAQRWDEIGEEVAHAFLDDLRKLTTNMDDDNILGFSWMTPLDIERHNNAMMGADILHFGSYSWQIAGNRPAPGYAQYKSPVDGLYLAGASTHPGGGVTAASGRNVARVLLEESGLDFDELIGA; this is encoded by the coding sequence ATGAGCAAGACTTACGACATCGTCATCGCCGGTGGCGGCCACAATGGCCTGGTCGCCGCCTGCTACCTGGCCAAGGCCGGGCGCAGCGTGTGCGTGGTGGAGAAGAACGACAAGGTGGGCGGCGGGGTCATGACCCGCGAACTGACCATTCCCGGCTTCAAGCACGACGTCTGCTCGGTCGCTCACACCCTGCTGCAGGCCAACCCGCTGCTGCGCAACGACGAACTGGAACTGAAAGCGAAGTTCGGCCTGAAGTACATCAATCCCGACAAGATGACCGCGATCTTCTACGACGACGGTACCACCCTGGAGTTCTACACCGACCTGGAGCGCACCTGCCAGGCCATCGCTAAGTTCTCCGAACGTGACGCCGACGCCTACCGCCGCTTCAACCACCAGGTGTTCCAGAACCTCGACATGCTGGTCATGGGCATGTTCAACACGCCGCCAAGCGCCTCGCACCAGGCGCTGATGATGGAGCAGAGCCAGGTCGGCCAGGAACTGATGCGCACCCAGGCGATGAGCGCCTGGGACTACATCAGCGAATGGTTTGAGAACGACAAGGTCAAGATCGCCCTGGCCCGCTACGCTTCCGAGGCGATGATGAACCCCTTCGACAACGGTACCGGCTTCGGCTTCTACATCATCCTGCCGCTCATGCACCGCTACGGCGTGGGCATCCCGGTCGGCGGTTCCGGCGCGTTCGCCGACGCCCTGCGCGCCTGCCTGGAACACCATGGCGGCGAGGTGCGTACCGAGGCGCCGATCAAACAGTTCAAGATCGAAGGCGGCAAGGTGACCGGCGTGATCCTCGACAGCGACGAGCAAATCCTCGCCCGCCAAGGCGTGATCTCCACCCTGCACGCCAAGCAGGTGTTCCCCGCCATGGTCCCCGGCTGCGAACTGCCCGAAGGCTTCGAGCAGCGCATCCGCACCCTCAAGCACAGCAGCTTCCAGCCGTTCAACATGCACGTCGCCCTGCGCGAGGCACCGCGCTACAAGGTCGGCCCGGCGGTGGACGACTTCTTCTGGGTGGAGCGCTCGCACTCCGATCCCGAAGAGTTCGCCCGCGCCTTTCGCGACCTGGAATACGGCATCCCGCGTCGCGACTTCATCGCCTACGTGACTCAGGACACCTACGACAAGACCCGCGCCCCAGAAGGCAAGCGCGTGCTCAACATGTACGCCTTCTGCCCCTACCATCTCAAGGGCGGCGCCCAGCGCTGGGACGAGATCGGCGAAGAAGTGGCGCACGCTTTCCTCGATGACCTGCGCAAACTCACCACCAACATGGACGACGACAACATTCTCGGTTTTTCGTGGATGACCCCGCTGGACATCGAGCGCCACAACAACGCCATGATGGGCGCCGACATCCTGCACTTCGGCTCCTACTCCTGGCAGATCGCCGGCAACCGCCCGGCTCCCGGCTACGCCCAGTACAAGTCGCCGGTGGACGGCCTGTACCTGGCTGGCGCCAGCACCCATCCGGGCGGTGGCGTTACCGCCGCCTCCGGGCGCAACGTGGCGCGCGTGCTGCTGGAGGAATCCGGCCTGGACTTCGACGAACTGATCGGTGCCTGA